A single genomic interval of Rhinopithecus roxellana isolate Shanxi Qingling chromosome 11, ASM756505v1, whole genome shotgun sequence harbors:
- the VSIR gene encoding V-type immunoglobulin domain-containing suppressor of T-cell activation: MPGAQLWGRPLRLTRSYSLALTRGRLPRAGGVPPAPRHQKFLCASNGDMGVPTAPEAGCWRWGSLLFALFLAASLGPVAAFKVATLYSLYVCPEGQNVTLTCRLFGPVDKGHDVTFYKTWYRSSRGEVQTCSERRPIRNLTFQDLHLHHGGHQAANTSHDLAQRHGLESASDHHGNFSITMRNLTLLDSGLYCCLVVEIRHHHSEHRVHGAMELQVQTGKDAPSNCVAYPSSSQESENITAAALATGGCIVGILCLPLILLLVYKQRQAASNRRAQELVRMDSNTQGIENPGFEASSPAQGILEAKVRHPLSYVAQRQPSESGRHLLSEPGTPLSPPGPGDVFFPSLDPVPDSPNFEVI, encoded by the exons ATGCCTGGAGCGCAGCTCTGGGGCCGCCCGCTGCGGCTCACTCGCTCGTACTCGCTCGCACTCACTCGCGGGAGGCTTCCCCGCGCCGGCGGCGTCCCGCCTGCTCCCCGGCACCAGAAGTTCCTCTGCGCGTCTAACGGAGACATGGGCGTCCCCACGGCCCCGGAGGCCGGCTGCTGGCGCTGGGGATCCCTGCTCTTCGCCCTCTTCCTGGCTGCGTCCCTAG GTCCGGTGGCAGCCTTCAAGGTCGCCACGCTGTATTCCCTGTACGTCTGTCCCGAGGGGCAGAACGTCACCCTCACCTGCAGGCTCTTCGGCCCTGTGGACAAAGGGCATGATGTGACCTTCTACAAGACGTGGTACCGCAGCTCGAGGGGAGAGGTGCAGACCTGCTCAGAGCGCCGGCCCATCCGCAACCTCACGTTCCAGGACCTTCACCTGCACCATGGAGGCCACCAGGCTGCCAACACCAGCCACGACCTGGCCCAGCGCCATGGGCTGGAGTCGGCCTCCGACCACCATGGCAACTTCTCCATCACCATGCGCAACCTGACCCTGCTGGACAGCGGCCTCTACTGCTGCCTTGTGGTGGAGATCAGGCACCACCACTCGGAGCACAGGGTCCACGGTGCCATGGAGCTGCAGGTGCAGACAG GCAAAGATGCACCATCCAACTGCGTGGCATACCCATCCTCCTCCCAGGAGAGTGAAA ACATCACGGCTGCAGCCCTGGCTACGGGTGGCTGCATCGTAGGAATCCTCTGCCTCCCCCTCATCCTGCTCCTGGTCTACAAGCAAAGGCAGGCGGCCTCCAACCGCC GTGCCCAGGAGCTGGTGCGGATGGACAG CAACACTCAAGGGATTGAAAACCCTGGCTTTGAGGCCTCATCACCTGCCCAGGGGATACTGGAGGCCAAAGTCAGGCACCCCCTGTCCTATGTGGCCCAGCGGCAGCCTTCTGAGTCTGGGCGGCATCTGCTTTCGGAGCCCGGCACCCCCCTGTCTCCTCCAGGCCCCGGAGATGTCTTCTTCCCATCCCTGG ACCCTGTTCCTGACTCTCCAAACTTTGAGGTCATCTAG